Proteins encoded in a region of the Enoplosus armatus isolate fEnoArm2 chromosome 16, fEnoArm2.hap1, whole genome shotgun sequence genome:
- the ints3 gene encoding integrator complex subunit 3, with product MDPAPAKAKPQGRLLVSTQLDAKDELEERLERCVGIVQSLTNGLSEREANDALTANVCKGQQQHEEVCLGLFTLVLIEPTQAQRCYRDLTLVNRDGMNVILVKINQILMEKFLKLQDVPRTQLVWLIRELVKSGMMGADGVVMTLLKQIAGGDISTKNLWLAESVLEILLDQKEWVLKNGMLIAMSVYTYLRLIVDHGAPNLLILRQKEVDFCISMLREKFMECLIIGRDLVRLLQNVARIPEMELVWKDLLHNPQVLSPQFTGVLQLLTARTSRKFLACRLTPDMETKLLFMTSRVRFGQQKRYQDWFQRQYLSTAESQSLRCDLIRYICGVVHPSNEVLSSDILPRWAIIGWLLTTCTSNVAASNAKLALFYDWLFFNPEKDSIMNIEPAILVMHHSMKPHPAITATLLDFMCRIIPHFFPPLESQVRQGVFNSLTFIMEKRVLAHLAPLFDNPKLDRELRSMLRERFPEFCSSPSPPTEVKMEEAISLEMDNHMLDKEEGCYDNTEAAFSDDEEEVNNKGKKREFRFHPIKEAVIEEPADITPWLDQLDDTMKEKVQQLQKTSDTETQCEVMQEIVDLILEEDFDSEQMSALASCLAELFKDHFRGDVLPEEITEESLEESVSKPVCLVFRNLVTMQEDNSGFSVLLDMLAEFYQKQPKIGYHLLYYLKASKAANGKMMLYESFAQATALGDLHTCLMMDMKACQEDDVRLLCYLTPSIYTEFPDETLRSGELLNMIVAVIDSTQLQELMCHVMMGNLVMFRKDSVLNILIQSLDWETFEQYSTWQLFLAHSIPLETIIPILQHLKYKEHPEALSCLLLQLRREKPSEEMVKMVLSRPCHPEDQFTTSILRHWASKYDDTLGEHIKAQLIKNNNQPRKRQSLRSSSSKLAQLTLEQILEHMDNLRLSLSNTKNNFFTQTPILQALQHVQASCDEGHKMRFSDLFALAEEYEDSQTKPPKSRRKAPASSPRSRKGAAPPTNNEEDSASSSASEEEDSKPKAPKRKRKGSSAVGSDSD from the exons ATGGATCCTGCACCGGCGAAGGCGAAGCCGCAGGGCCGGCTACTGGTGTCCACCCAGCTGGACGCAAAAGACGAGCTGGAGGAG AGATTGGAGCGTTGTGTTGGAATCGTCCAGTCGTTGACCAATgggctgtcagagagagaggccaaCGACGCGCTCACCGCCAAC gtgtgtaaaggtcagcagcagcatgaggAGGTCTGTCTGGGTCTGTTCACTCTGGTCCTCATAGAGCCGACCCAAGCCCAGAGG TGTTACAGAGACCTGACGCTGGTCAACAGAGACGGGATGAACGTTATCCTGGTGAAGATCAACCAGATCCTGATGGAGAAGTTCCTCAAACTCCAGGACGTCCCCAGAACacag CTGGTGTGGCTGATCAGAGAGCTGGTGAAGAGCGGCATGATGGGAGCTGACGGCGTTGTCATGACGCTGCTGAAACAGATTGCAG GTGGAGATATTTCCACTAAGAACCTGTGGTTGGCTGAGAGCGTCCTGGAGATCCTGCTGGACCAAAA ggaGTGGGTGTTGAAGAACGGGATGCTGATAGCGATGTCGGTCTACACCTACCTCCGCCTCATTGTCGACCACGGAGCTCCGAACCTGCTGATTCTGCGCCAGAAAGAGGTTGACTTCTGCATCAGCATGCTGAGGGAGAAG ttTATGGAGTGTCTGATCATCGGCAGAGATCTGGTTCGTCTGCTGCAGAACGTCGCTCGGATCCCAGAGATGGAGCTGGTATGGAAAGACCTGCTGCACAACCCACAAGTCCTCAGTCCTCAGTTCACTG GTGTTCTCCAGCTGCTGACGGCTCGGACCTCCAGGAAGTTTCTGGCCTGTCGGCTTACACCGGACATGGAGACCAAGCTGCTGTTTATGACCTCAAGg GTGCGTTTTGGGCAGCAGAAGCGGTACCAGGACTGGTTTCAGAGACAGTACCTGTCCACTGCAGAGAGCCAATCACTGCGCTGTGATCTGATTCGCTACATCTGCGGAGTGGTCCATCCGTCCAATGAGGTGCTGAGCTCTGACATCCTGCCACGCTGGGCCATCATTGGCTGGCTGCTCACCACTTGCACG TCGAACGTTGCTGCCTCCAACGCCAAGCTGGCTCTCTTCTATGATTGGCTGTTCTTCAATCCTGAGAAAGACAGCATCATGAACATag AACCAGCCATCCTGGTGATGCATCACTCTATGAAACCTCATCCTGCCATCACCGCCACACTGCTGGACTTCATGTGcagg ATCATCCCTCACTTCTTTCCTCCGTTGGAGTCTCAGGTCCGTCAGGGCGTCTTCAACTCGCTCACCTTCATCATGGAGAAGAGAGTGCTGGc TCACCTCGCTCCGCTGTTTGATAACCCAAAGTTGGACCGAGAGCTTCGATCTATGCTCAGAGAGAGATTCCCAGAGTTCTGCAGCTCGCCCTCCCCCCCTACtgaag tgaaaaTGGAGGAGGCCATTTCCTTGGAGATGGACAACCACATGTTGGACAAGGAGGAGGGTTGCTATGACAACACAGAGGCTGCCTTCAgcgatgatgaggaggaggtcaaCAACAAAG GAAAGAAGAGGGAGTTCAGGTTCCATCCAATCAAAGAGGCTGTGATAGAAGAGCCTGCTGACATCACACCCTGGCTTGACCAATTAGATGACACCATGAAGGAGAAagtccagcagctgcagaaaacCAG TGACACAGAGACTCAGTGTGAGGTGATGCAGGAAATCGTGGATTTGATCCTGGAG GAGGACTTTGACTCTGAGCAGATGTCGGCTCTAGCTTCCTGTCTGGCTGAACTGTTTAAAGATCATTTCAGAGGCGACGTCCTGCCTGAGGAGATCACTGAGGA gtccCTGGAGGAGTCGGTGTCTAAACCCGTCTGTCTGGTCTTCAGGAACCTGGTCACCATGCAGGAGGATAACAGTGGATTCTCTGTGCTGCTCGACATGTTGGCTGAATTTTACCAGAAACAACCCAAGATCGGATATCACCTGCTGTACTACCTCAAAGCCAG TAAAGCGGCAAACGGTAAGATGATGCTCTACGAGTCTTTTGCTCAGGCGACAGCTCTCGGTGATCTGCACACCTGTCTGATGATGGACATGAAGGCGTGTCAGGAGGACGACGTCCGGCTGCTCTGCTACCTCACACCCTCCATATACAccgag TTTCCAGATGAGACGCTGCGTAGCGGCGAGCTGCTCAACATGATTGTAGCCGTCATCGACTCCACACAG TTACAGGAGCTGATGTGTCATGTGATGATGGGGAACCTGGTGATGTTCAGGAAAGACTCAGTACTCAACATCCTTA TTCAGTCTCTGGACTGGGAGACTTTTGAGCAGTACAGCACCTGGCAGCTGTTTCTGGCTCACAGTATCCCTCTGGAAACCATCATCCCCATCCTGCAACACCTCAAATATAAAG AACACCCGGAGGCCTtatcctgtctgctgctgcagctccgcAGAGAAAA GCCGAGTGAGGAGATGGTGAAGATGGTCCTGAGTCGTCCCTGTCACCCTGAGGACCAGTTTACCACCAGCATCCTGAGACACTGGGCGTCCAAATACGACGACACGCTGGGAGAACACATCAAGGCCCAGCTGATCAAGAACAACAACCAGCCCCGCAAGAGACAGAG CCTTCGTAGTTCCAGCAGTAAACTGGCTCAGCTGACCCTGGAACAGATCTTGGAGCACATGGATAACCTGAGACTGAGCCTGAGCAACACCAAGAACAACT TCTTCACTCAGACTCCGATCCTTCAGGCTCTGCAGCACGTTCAGGCCAGCTGTGACGAAGGACACAAGatgag GTTCAGCGACCTGTTTGCCCTGGCGGAGGAGTACGAGGACTCTCAGACAAAGCCTCCAAAGTCTCGCCGTAAGGCTCCAGCCTCCTCGCCTCGCTCCCGGAAAGGAGCAGCTCCGCCTACCAACAACGAGGAGGATAGCGCCTCCAGCAGCGCCTCA gaggaggaggactcgAAGCCCAAAGCTccgaagagaaagaggaaaggctCGTCAGCCGTCGGCTCTGACAGCGACTGA
- the gon4la gene encoding GON-4-like protein, which yields MNLVRKRLKPSPSKPAVAARSIRPPCSSPQLPSHDPLLLPPPAAPAGGGPEEEEEEGYLLVEEDTTDSSLIITMEDSQVEVKAARRRPVRKRKRKLTEEEEEEGGGASESEEEEAGVDVEIDRQLDQSLETKSKQHNLTTVNVRNIIHEVITNEHVVAMMKAAINETEAVPPFEPKMTRSKFKEVVEKGVVRPVSLSLCLSLSLSFSLSLVIPAWNISPIKKTSDVNKAPQFVDIPLAEEDSSDEEYRPDEEEEDETAEDTFQESDIESTASSPRGSRLNRVEEDSCSPWQTSRSRSRCLRAGSVSMGPPPPPKAPPPKAVTDSTFLEELHAVEEELAVCMEPYQPLSESEDQVGLMAYRTRSKRPLRDIPLGRLEAELRAPDITPDMYDSSSAHEDREWTDWLRGLMTSELDNEEECDDEDDPEYNFLADIDEPDQEDYRDDKAVRITKKEVNELMEELFETLKEDLAGQEVEDEGHEEEEEPQEETLTVQTHTPEEQHNIGPGDDEAEDGPITELRTVKQQLALIRKRQQLGLQTHTLCNTHTHSPEPYTLKLDGPQRSRLQQQLQQHVQLLTQIHLLSSPVAKLHSEAETTRQFLFEVDLLAQRGELLMSPGHPGFCSVFRASNLQGALQLLEELRQTPISYQPQHHPPDTRGHMRCYPVMPAELAWLFATCPVFLYPELLPCASLDPALYCPRRTAAFTAAEDCLLVLGLRNMEGSCDPTKLVSQFLLRKTLVQVRRRILQCCRPGFPDNIVKAFRYQRLLWPMLVACRRIDPAEQRPPVEREERVMPPWLVRSLPVIYPTIKRYNSPPGSAPEAPPPCSSGGARQRHLTFLRSASNTYSFPPGTRYPHRLPKHLDFRRIGFVMLQEPLPPALPDPSPLCDRQVDSSLPPPSKPCCPQALSPPRILLRRLLLSRTDTPTDIISISSVSVSTREKIRHHFTTLTSLRRRRRRRRRSDEEAVTPPPPPEDPAPSQVEVQEGDDVIRMNDEEEEIEEREEEEEEEEESEVLLALSESSSSSTGSVTLDNDLPNLEEAESENEEEVTSRAAAGEEEGDDDDDDGGSDESILQLQEKLLSEGSEEEEEEEDDQRESEEEVFAQDYLLRVCDAVQVSPGLSEQLLQVLDQFSAAGPLGASGAPEVLYDRLSCVLRPWPQLLRDFAAFLSRGQARRCGLLLEQQLFERSRRFLRRLGRSLGEHSSLYQQVVSVLQGSSTPPPEDMDKISSLLKRHPDLQEEFWEFFQQLQTQSSPVATISETNNRNSKRIDRQTSEESETGSDREEEEGRPVCAKNISMTSTGEKVVVWTREADRAILTACQQRGANRKTFRHVSAQLGNKTAQQVSLRFHDLMNLFHSAFQKSTSCSSEGKPISTRDAALD from the exons ATGAACCTGGTTCGCAAACGCCTCAAACCCAGCCCGTCCAAACCTGCTGTCGCCGCCCGCAGCATCAGACCGCCATGCTCCAGTCCTCAGCTCCCCTCCCATGATCCTTTGCTGCTACcgcctcctgctgctcctgcagggGGCggacctgaggaggaggaggaggaaggttacctgctggtggaggaggacacCACTGACTCCAGCCTCATCATCACTATGG AGGACAGTCAGGTGGAGGTGAAGGCAGCGAGGAGGAGaccagtgaggaagaggaagaggaaactgactgaggaggaagaggaggaggggggcggagCCTcagagagcgaggaggaggaggcgggggtaGACGTGGAGATTGACAGACAGTTGGACCAATCACTGGAGACGAAGTCCAAACAACACAACCTGACCACAGTGAACGTCAGAAACATCATCCAC GAAGTGATCACCAACGAACACGTAGTGGCCATGATGAAAGCTGCCATCAACGAGACGGAGGCCGTCCCTCCATTC gaGCCTAAAATGACTCGATCCAAGTTTAAAGAAGTCGTGGAGAAAGGCGTGGTGagacctgtctctctctctctctgtctctctctctccctgtctttctccctgtctctc GTCATTCCAGCCTGGAACATTTCTCCCATCAAGAAGACCAGTGATGTCAACAAG GCTCCTCAGTTTGTGGACATCCCTCTGGCTGAAGAAGACTCCTCTGATGAAGAGTACCGTcctgatgaggaagaggaggatgagaccGCTGAAGAT ACGTTTCAGGAGAGCGACATTGAGAGCACAGCCTCGTCTCCTAGAGGCAGTCGACTGAAcagggtggaggaggacagCTGCAGCCCTTGGCAG ACTTCTCGGAGCCGCTCCAGGTGTTTGAGAGCAGGGTCTGTTTCAATGggacctccccctcctcccaaaGCCCCACCTCCCAAAGCAGTGACTGACAGCACCTTCCTGGAGGAACTTCatgctgtggaggaggagctggctgtGTGTATGGAGCCCTACCAG CCTCTGTCTGAGTCAGAGGACCAGGTGGGTCTGATGGCGTACCGGACTCGGTCCAAGCGTCCTCTACGTGATATCCCACTGGGCCGGTTGGAGGCAGAGCTCCGAGCTCCTGACATTACACCTGACATGTATGACTCAAGCTCCGCCCATGAGGACAGGGAGTGGactgattggctgagaggcCTTATGACCTCAGAGCTGGAcaatgaag AAGagtgtgatgatgaagatgatccAGAGTATAACTTCCTGGCCGACATCGATGAACCTGACCAGGAGGATTACCGTGACGACAAGGCTGTCCGCATCACCA AGAAGGAGGTGAATGAGCTGATGGAGGAGCTGTTTGAAACA ttgAAGGAGGACCTTGcgggacaggaagtggaagatgaaggccatgaggaagaggaggagcctcAAGAGGAGACTCtcactgttcaaacacacacgcctGAGGAGCAGCACAACAT AGGACCGGGCGATGACGAGGCGGAGGACggaccaatcacagagctgcGGACGGTGAAGCAGCAGCTGGCGTTGATCAGGAAGAGACAGCAGCTCggtctgcagacacacacattgtgtaacacacacacacacagtccagagCCATACACACTGAAGCTGGATGGACCGCAGAGgagcagactgcagcagcagctgcaacag cATGTCCAGCTGTTGACTCAGATTCACCTGTTGAGTTCACCTGTGGCCAAACTTCACAGTGAGGCTGAGACCACCAGACAGTtcctg tttgaGGTGGATCTGTTGGCTCAGAGGGGCGAGCTGCTAATGTCTCCAGGTCATCCTGGTTTCTGCAGCGTCTTCAGAGCCTCCAacctgcagggggcgctgcagctgctggaggagctgcgaCAGACCCCCATCAGCTACCAGCCACAACACCACCCACCGGACACCAGAGGACACA tgcGTTGTTACCCCGTCATGCCTGCTGAGCTCGCCTGGCTCTTTGCTACCTGTCCCGTCTTCCTGTACCCAGAGCTGCTGCCCTGTGCCAGCCTTGACCCGGCGCTATACTGCCCCCGCAGGACGGCTGCCTTCACTGCAGCTGAGGactg CCTCCTAGTTCTTGGTCTCAGGAACATGGAGGGGTCATGTGACCCGACTAAGCTGGTGTCTCAGTTCCTGCTGAGGAAGACTCTGGTCCAGGTCCGCCGGAGAATCCTGCAGTGCTGCAGACCTGGTTTTCCCGACAACATCGTCAAG GCGTTCAGGTACCAGCGGCTGCTGTGGCCAATGCTGGTGGCCTGCCGTCGCATTGACCCAGCAGAGCAGCGCCCTCCGGTGGAGCGAGAGGAGCGTGTCATGCCTCCGTGGCTAGTG AGGAGTCTTCCTGTCATCTACCCGACCATTAAACGCTATAACAGCCCGCCTGGCTCCGCCCCAGAGGCCCCACCCCCCTGCAGCTCAGGTGGAGCCCGTCAGAGACATCTGACCTTCCTCCGCTCCGCCTCCAACACCTACAGCTTCCCCCCCGGGACCAGATACCCCCACCGCCTCCCTAAACACCTCGACTTCAGACGCATCGGCTTTGTGATGCTGCAGGAGCCCCTCCCCCCTGCTCTCCCtgacccctcccccctctgtgacagacaggtggactcctccctgcctcctccttccAAACCCTGCTGCCCGCAAGCTCTCAGTCCGCCCCGAATCCTCCTCCGCCGCCTCCTCCTGTCAAGGACTGACACCCCCACTGacatcatctccatctcttctgtctctgtgtcgACCAGAGAGAAAATTAGACACCACTTTACAACTCTCACcagcctgaggaggaggaggaggaggagaaggaggagtgatGAAGAGGCTGTgactcctccccctcctcctgaaGACCCAGCCCCCTCTCAGGTAGAGGTACAGGAGGgcgatgatgtcatcaggatgaacgatgaggaggaagaaatagaggagagggaggaagaagaagaggaggaggaggagagcgaggtcctcctggctctgtctgaatcCTCATCCAGCTCAACAGGAAGTGTCACCCTCGACAACGACCTGCCCAACCTCGAGGAGGCGGAGTCAGAGAATGAAGAGGAAGTGACatccagagcagcagcaggagaagaagaaggtgatgatgatgatgatgatggtggatCAGATGAGTCCATCCTCCAGCTGCAG gagaagctgctgtcagaggggagtgaagaggaggaggaggaggaggatgatcagagggagtctgaggaggaggtgttTGCTCAGGATTATCTCCTCCGA GTGTGCGATGCGGTGCAGGTGTCTCCGGGCCTCtctgagcagctgctgcaggtgttGGATCAGTTCTCAGCAGCGGGGCCCCTGGGGGCCTCGGGGGCCCCGGAGGTTCTGTATGACAGACTGAGCTGTGTGTTGCGGCCCTGGCCTCAGCTGCTCAGAGACTTTGCTGCCTTCCTGAGCCGAGGACAGGCCCGCCGCTGTGGACTG ctgttggagcagcagctgtttgaacGTAGTCGGCGGTTTCTACGGCGGCTGGGGCGGAGTCTTGGAGAACACTCCTCCCTCTACCAGCAGGTGGTGTCAGTGCTGCAGGGAagctccacccccccacctgaGGACATGGACAAG ATCTCGTCTCTCCTCAAACGCCACCCGGACCTGCAGGAGGAATTCTGGGAGTTTTTCCAGCAGCTTCAAACCCAGTCGTCACCCGTAGCAACCATCTCTGAGACCAACAACAGGAACAGTAAGAGAATCGACCGTCAGACGTCTGAAGAGAgcgagacaggaagtgacagagaggaagaggaggggcgACCTGTTTGTGCCAAAAACATCTCGATGACATCGACCGGAGAGAAAGTCGTGGTCTGGACCCG TGAGGCGGACCGTGCCATCCTGACAGCctgtcagcagagaggagctaATCGGAAAACATTCAGACATGTCTCCGCCCAGCTGGGAAACAAGACCGCCCAACAG GTGAGTCTTCGTTTCCACGACCTGATGAATCTTTTCCACTCTGCCTTCCAAAAGTCCACTTCCTGTTCCTCAGAGGGTAAGCCAATCAGCACACGGGACGCAGCCCTGGACTGA